From a single Deltaproteobacteria bacterium HGW-Deltaproteobacteria-6 genomic region:
- a CDS encoding cyclase translates to MRIIDLSAAIATSPAGTPEYSRSEIKYQTHADGAAQAALLNVPAHLFRHSEGWATECITRLETHGTTHVDAPWHYNSLIEGTRAQTIDELPLEWFFGSGVKLDFHTKEDGDAVTIEDIERELKRISYALKPYDIVLIYTGRDVYYHSPDYFFKGCGVTAEATRWLYDAGIRMMGIDAWGWDMPLHLQAEKAMAENREGSFWSAHQIGVPYSHMERLVNLAALPPTGFQIACFPLKIQGASAAPARVVAILPE, encoded by the coding sequence ATGCGCATCATCGATCTATCCGCCGCCATTGCAACAAGCCCCGCCGGCACTCCGGAATATTCCCGAAGCGAGATCAAATATCAAACCCATGCCGACGGTGCGGCTCAAGCCGCCTTGTTGAATGTTCCCGCTCATCTTTTTCGTCATTCCGAAGGATGGGCCACGGAATGCATCACCCGCCTGGAAACCCATGGAACAACTCACGTGGACGCTCCCTGGCATTACAACAGCCTGATTGAAGGAACCAGGGCGCAGACCATCGACGAACTTCCCCTCGAATGGTTTTTCGGCAGCGGTGTGAAGCTGGATTTTCACACCAAAGAAGACGGCGATGCCGTCACGATTGAAGATATCGAAAGGGAACTGAAGCGTATTTCCTATGCGTTAAAACCTTACGATATTGTCCTGATCTACACCGGCCGGGATGTTTATTATCATTCGCCCGATTATTTTTTTAAAGGCTGCGGCGTCACGGCCGAGGCCACCCGCTGGCTTTACGATGCCGGCATCCGGATGATGGGAATTGATGCCTGGGGCTGGGACATGCCGCTTCATCTGCAGGCCGAAAAAGCCATGGCCGAAAACAGAGAAGGCAGCTTCTGGTCGGCGCATCAGATCGGTGTTCCCTATTCTCACATGGAGCGCCTCGTCAATCTTGCAGCGCTCCCGCCCACGGGTTTTCAGATCGCCTGTTTTCCGCTGAAAATTCAGGGAGCAAGCGCCGCACCGGCCAGGGTCGTAGCCATTTTACCGGAATAA